The following proteins are co-located in the Streptomyces bottropensis ATCC 25435 genome:
- the mpaD gene encoding daptide-type RiPP biosynthesis aminotransferase, producing the protein MSPVHTRTKNTKNALWPSLLAPALHGSDALCAVSAHGVRVRYADGSELLDASSGLWNTNIGYGNEAIARAAADALRDASYLSVFRYENSYARAAAAALVELCGADTYGRVLFSTSGGAANDLVMKLARHYHALRGEDRRKLVVGLRGSYHGLTYGSFALTGEDLGQQVYGVDQRLIRHVDPNDPTGIRTLMERQGQMVAAVVVEPVLGSGAVPLTEEYVDELLRLRDEYGFLLVADEVATGFGRTGDFFASQRWSARPDLLVTSKGLTNGTGAAAAVIASHTVADAFDTAGAMLTHGETQAGTPVTCAVILATIAEMRRLDAVALGRALALRLDAELTRLVDEHPWVTGTTGVGCFRSLRLTTPDGEPLPQARVPELVAAIRTAGAIVHPGVHGIQLFPALTYTDAELTELMDRIRAGLALFTRGPIPAAVPTEVPA; encoded by the coding sequence ATGAGTCCCGTACACACGAGGACGAAGAACACGAAGAACGCGCTGTGGCCGTCCCTCCTGGCCCCCGCCCTGCACGGCTCGGACGCGCTCTGCGCGGTCTCCGCGCACGGAGTACGGGTCCGGTACGCCGACGGCAGCGAACTCCTCGACGCCTCCAGCGGGTTGTGGAACACCAACATCGGCTACGGCAACGAGGCCATCGCCCGGGCCGCCGCCGACGCGCTCCGCGACGCCTCGTACCTGAGCGTCTTCCGCTACGAGAACAGCTACGCCCGTGCCGCGGCCGCCGCCCTCGTCGAGCTGTGCGGCGCCGACACCTACGGCCGGGTCCTCTTCTCCACCTCCGGGGGCGCCGCCAACGACCTCGTCATGAAGCTCGCCCGCCACTACCACGCCCTGCGCGGCGAGGACCGCCGCAAACTCGTGGTCGGGCTGCGCGGCAGCTACCACGGTCTGACGTACGGCAGTTTCGCGCTGACCGGCGAGGACCTCGGGCAGCAGGTGTACGGCGTCGACCAGCGCCTCATCCGCCACGTCGACCCCAACGACCCGACCGGCATCCGCACCTTGATGGAACGTCAGGGACAGATGGTCGCGGCCGTCGTCGTCGAGCCGGTGCTCGGCTCGGGGGCGGTGCCGCTCACCGAGGAGTACGTCGACGAACTGCTGCGGCTGCGCGACGAGTACGGCTTCCTGCTGGTCGCCGACGAGGTGGCCACCGGCTTCGGCCGTACCGGCGACTTCTTCGCCTCCCAGCGCTGGTCCGCCCGGCCCGACCTCCTGGTGACCTCCAAGGGGCTCACCAACGGCACCGGCGCCGCCGCCGCCGTCATCGCCTCGCACACGGTCGCGGACGCCTTCGACACGGCGGGCGCCATGCTGACCCACGGCGAGACCCAGGCCGGCACCCCCGTCACCTGCGCCGTCATCCTGGCCACCATCGCCGAGATGCGCCGCCTGGACGCGGTCGCCCTCGGCCGGGCCCTGGCGCTCCGGCTGGACGCGGAGCTGACCCGGCTGGTCGACGAGCACCCCTGGGTCACGGGCACCACCGGTGTGGGCTGTTTCCGGTCACTGCGGCTGACCACCCCGGACGGGGAACCGCTGCCGCAGGCCCGCGTCCCGGAGCTGGTCGCCGCGATCCGTACGGCGGGCGCCATCGTGCACCCCGGCGTCCACGGCATCCAGCTCTTCCCCGCGCTGACCTACACCGACGCGGAACTGACCGAACTGATGGACCGCATCCGCGCCGGACTGGCCCTGTTCACCCGCGGGCCGATACCGGCCGCGGTACCGACGGAGGTACCGGCATGA
- the mpaM gene encoding daptide-type RiPP biosynthesis methyltransferase, whose protein sequence is MTTTLTTTPLTTTPLTTTTAPTSPTTPTTIPGRAGELLARLGSRAVTGDLYAEAGAQVYHDVAGRSTHEVRELTGLVRTLPGDVLDLAAGSGRLTMPLLALGRRVTALDLSPYMLRLLEDRLAAAPAALRERCTVVEADMSAFALGRAFPVIVLGTTSVSLLDERGRTGLYRAVRRHLAPGGRFLLSTVGMDTDSGQPAEAELVVEAEAGRAYRMFEHWAVGDSARTVTVFPARIPDDDSPVQVTTTSVGVLPATLLEAELAAAGLTVRARHPLPAVGSRHHDVLLETEVTP, encoded by the coding sequence ATGACCACCACGCTGACGACCACCCCCCTGACGACCACCCCCCTGACGACCACGACCGCTCCGACGTCACCGACCACTCCCACGACCATCCCGGGACGGGCCGGGGAGCTGCTCGCCCGGCTCGGCTCCCGTGCCGTCACCGGCGACCTCTACGCCGAAGCGGGCGCGCAGGTCTACCACGACGTGGCCGGCCGCAGCACCCACGAGGTGCGGGAACTGACCGGCCTCGTGCGGACCTTGCCCGGTGACGTCCTCGACCTGGCGGCCGGCTCCGGGCGGCTGACCATGCCGCTGCTCGCGCTGGGCCGCCGGGTCACCGCCCTCGACCTCTCCCCGTACATGCTGCGGCTGCTGGAGGACCGGCTGGCCGCCGCGCCCGCCGCCCTGCGCGAGCGCTGCACGGTCGTCGAGGCCGACATGAGCGCCTTCGCGCTCGGCCGCGCCTTCCCGGTGATCGTCCTCGGCACCACCTCCGTCTCGCTCCTCGACGAGCGCGGCCGGACCGGTCTCTACCGGGCCGTACGCCGACACCTGGCGCCCGGCGGCCGGTTCCTCCTGTCGACCGTCGGCATGGACACCGACTCCGGTCAGCCCGCCGAAGCCGAACTGGTGGTGGAGGCCGAAGCCGGCCGCGCCTACCGGATGTTCGAACACTGGGCGGTCGGCGACAGCGCCCGCACGGTCACCGTCTTCCCTGCGCGGATCCCGGACGACGACAGCCCCGTCCAGGTCACCACGACCAGCGTCGGCGTCCTGCCGGCCACCCTCCTCGAAGCCGAACTGGCCGCCGCCGGACTCACCGTCCGTGCCCGGCACCCCCTGCCGGCCGTCGGCTCCCGCCACCACGACGTACTGCTCGAAACGGAGGTCACGCCATGA
- the mpaB gene encoding daptide biosynthesis RiPP recognition protein has protein sequence MADLKERLIRWGTGTSSAGAGTETGTGTGAETGAETGTGSGTEFGTGTAKETGTRIGELSYAGVETVVLENREHLTAILHSGVVGADTLVLVPVGSGGSVGSGGSGGSGAPEGPGGESGADGHRVVGYEGSLAGAGGEFSPGAGFYLQIQGYGISEYMSVAGPTLVRIADDTDFDVFLADADRALLDGTFPDFLTHPAIQLADLPGLGAGRTPAAGPRHRLYVGADGAVSTAPGGTRLGTAGDGPDLLDARWRRLNSGAEKTCVVCLGAVVDHDLRRTALTARPWLGRYLAALGAIRSLRARGVDGTIRVSGFGGRITEALATDADADLRDADAPLLLWTDQDVYVHAPAPSRTFSVERSAATPVEALLACGSAEAAARYADPDHTVRIERFLTRAGV, from the coding sequence ATGGCTGATCTGAAAGAGCGGCTCATTCGCTGGGGGACCGGTACATCCAGTGCCGGCGCCGGAACAGAAACCGGAACCGGAACCGGAGCAGAAACCGGAGCAGAAACCGGAACCGGTAGCGGAACAGAATTCGGAACCGGCACCGCAAAAGAAACCGGAACGCGAATCGGTGAATTGTCGTACGCCGGCGTGGAAACCGTCGTACTGGAAAACCGCGAGCACCTGACGGCGATCCTGCATTCCGGTGTCGTCGGAGCGGACACGCTGGTCCTCGTGCCCGTCGGGTCCGGTGGGTCCGTCGGGTCCGGTGGGTCCGGTGGGTCCGGTGCGCCCGAAGGACCCGGTGGGGAGAGCGGGGCCGACGGCCACCGCGTCGTCGGGTACGAGGGGTCGCTGGCCGGGGCCGGCGGGGAGTTCTCCCCGGGCGCGGGCTTCTACCTCCAGATCCAGGGTTACGGCATCAGCGAGTACATGTCCGTCGCCGGGCCGACCCTCGTCCGGATCGCCGACGACACGGACTTCGACGTCTTCCTCGCCGACGCCGACCGGGCCCTGCTCGACGGCACCTTCCCCGACTTCCTCACCCACCCCGCCATCCAGCTCGCCGACCTCCCGGGCCTCGGCGCCGGCCGCACACCGGCCGCCGGACCCCGGCACCGGCTGTACGTCGGCGCGGACGGAGCCGTCTCCACCGCACCGGGCGGTACCCGCCTCGGAACGGCGGGCGACGGACCCGACCTGCTCGACGCGCGGTGGCGGCGGCTCAACAGCGGCGCCGAGAAGACGTGCGTGGTGTGCCTGGGGGCGGTCGTGGACCACGACCTGCGGCGTACCGCGCTGACCGCCCGGCCCTGGCTCGGGCGCTACCTGGCCGCCCTCGGCGCGATCCGCTCCCTGCGGGCCCGCGGAGTGGACGGCACCATCCGGGTCTCCGGCTTCGGCGGACGGATCACCGAGGCGCTGGCCACCGACGCCGACGCCGATCTGCGGGACGCGGACGCGCCGCTCCTGCTGTGGACCGACCAGGACGTGTACGTGCACGCCCCTGCCCCCAGCCGCACCTTCAGCGTGGAACGGTCGGCGGCCACGCCGGTCGAGGCGCTGCTGGCCTGCGGTTCGGCCGAGGCGGCGGCGCGGTACGCCGATCCCGACCACACCGTACGCATCGAGCGGTTCCTCACCCGGGCCGGAGTGTGA
- a CDS encoding LLM class flavin-dependent oxidoreductase produces MTSYSVLLPFLPRRPEQILPYAGLVHWSNASRLWQGQSVMIEPHQGFVAAAGAGFRVPTGLGVTLMPLRHPYEAALQARSLAMATGQPVIAGFGPGGRPLQRSLLGEAYRSPLTAAREYLSIVRGLLAGESVDIRGEYFSCRAEMPRYPVPGVEIGLGVLRPGMARLAGEVADVAVTWLTPAHYLRDTVLPAMREGAANASDGKGGAGRTPPRLTAIVPLALARPDREPAELALASNAAHLQGAHYIDMLRRSGTDVAGDDPAANAKALVDGGAFLSGDPDELVAKLRAFGAAGVDEVVLNLTGVCNLYGPQAALDETKRILAALAA; encoded by the coding sequence ATGACTTCTTATTCCGTGCTCCTGCCCTTCCTTCCGCGCCGCCCGGAGCAGATCCTTCCGTACGCCGGACTGGTGCACTGGAGCAACGCGAGCCGCCTCTGGCAGGGGCAGTCCGTGATGATCGAGCCGCACCAGGGATTCGTGGCGGCGGCGGGGGCGGGATTCCGCGTGCCGACCGGACTCGGCGTCACGCTCATGCCGCTCCGCCACCCCTACGAAGCCGCTCTGCAGGCCCGCTCGCTGGCGATGGCCACCGGACAGCCGGTGATCGCCGGATTCGGGCCCGGGGGCCGGCCGTTGCAGCGGTCGCTGCTCGGCGAGGCGTACCGCAGTCCGCTCACGGCGGCACGCGAGTACCTCTCGATCGTGCGCGGACTGCTGGCGGGCGAGAGCGTCGACATCCGGGGCGAGTACTTCAGCTGCCGGGCCGAGATGCCCCGCTACCCGGTGCCGGGTGTGGAGATCGGGCTCGGTGTGCTGCGGCCCGGTATGGCGCGGCTCGCGGGTGAGGTCGCCGATGTGGCCGTGACCTGGCTGACTCCGGCGCACTACCTGCGGGACACCGTGCTCCCGGCGATGCGTGAGGGCGCGGCGAACGCGTCGGACGGCAAGGGAGGCGCGGGGCGCACGCCCCCCAGACTCACCGCCATCGTGCCGCTCGCCCTGGCCCGGCCCGACCGCGAACCCGCCGAACTGGCGCTCGCGAGCAACGCCGCGCATCTCCAGGGCGCCCACTACATCGACATGCTGCGCCGGTCCGGCACGGATGTCGCCGGCGACGACCCGGCGGCTAACGCCAAGGCGCTCGTCGACGGCGGGGCGTTCCTCAGCGGCGACCCGGACGAACTCGTCGCGAAACTGCGCGCGTTCGGCGCGGCGGGGGTGGACGAGGTCGTCCTGAACCTGACCGGCGTCTGCAATCTGTACGGCCCACAAGCGGCCCTGGACGAAACGAAGCGCATTCTGGCCGCCCTGGCCGCCTGA
- a CDS encoding cation:proton antiporter regulatory subunit, protein MGAPRLSSTPLPGIGVRYDLTTREQRRISVVAHRDGARTLSAYRQDDPDACALSVRLSSGEATALVDALMPDHHSPNLLSTTELGLVAERIELASTSHWNGRVLGDTRMRTETGASIVAVLRRAEAIPSPAPDFRLAGGDTLIVIGTREGVETAAAILGRE, encoded by the coding sequence GTGGGTGCTCCACGACTCAGCAGTACGCCGTTGCCGGGGATCGGGGTCCGCTACGACCTCACGACCAGGGAGCAGCGGCGGATCTCGGTGGTCGCGCACCGGGACGGCGCCCGGACGCTGAGCGCGTACCGGCAGGACGATCCGGACGCGTGCGCGCTGTCGGTGCGGCTGTCGTCGGGGGAGGCGACCGCCCTCGTCGACGCGCTGATGCCCGACCACCACAGCCCGAACCTGCTGTCCACCACGGAGCTGGGGCTGGTGGCGGAGCGGATCGAGCTGGCGTCGACGTCCCACTGGAACGGGCGCGTGCTGGGCGACACCCGGATGCGGACCGAGACGGGCGCGTCCATCGTGGCCGTACTGCGCCGGGCCGAGGCGATTCCCTCGCCCGCACCGGACTTCCGGCTGGCCGGCGGGGACACGCTCATCGTGATCGGCACCCGCGAGGGTGTGGAGACGGCCGCCGCGATACTCGGGCGGGAGTGA
- a CDS encoding cation:proton antiporter: MHLAAHLPALAVPALPAHPFAHLAAQSESTAHSSAVFLVEFGAIILGLGLLGRFAARFRLSPIPLYLLAGLAFGEGGLLPLGASEEFVAIGAEIGVILLLLMLGLEYTASDLVSNLKTQYPAGLVDACLNALPGAAMALLLGWGPVAAVVLAGVTWISSSGVIAKVLGDLGRLGNRETPVILSILVLEDLSMAVYLPIVTALLAGVGLAAGSATLAIALGTAGLVLLVAVRYGRHISRFVSSDDPEKLLLVVLGVTLVVAGLAQQLQVSAAVGAFLVGIALSGEVAEGAHSLLAPLRDLFAAVFFVFFGLHTDPASIPPVLLPALVLAAVTALTKIATGYWAARRAGVSAKGRWRAGGTLVARGEFSIVIAGLAVTAGIEPSLGPLATAYVLILVIVGPLAARWTEPMAMWLTGRLRGAPATGVGVGAGEADGTPLSAPASAEAHEALDDERDTVDRT, translated from the coding sequence ATGCACCTCGCCGCACACCTCCCCGCCCTCGCCGTCCCCGCCCTCCCCGCTCACCCCTTCGCGCACCTCGCCGCACAGTCCGAGTCCACCGCGCACTCCTCCGCCGTCTTCCTGGTCGAGTTCGGCGCGATCATCCTCGGCCTGGGGCTGCTGGGACGGTTCGCGGCGCGGTTCCGGCTGTCGCCCATCCCGCTGTATCTGCTGGCCGGGCTGGCCTTCGGCGAGGGCGGCCTGCTGCCGCTGGGCGCCAGCGAGGAGTTCGTCGCGATCGGCGCCGAGATCGGCGTGATCCTGCTGCTGCTCATGCTCGGCCTGGAATACACCGCCAGCGACCTCGTCTCCAACCTCAAGACCCAGTACCCCGCCGGACTCGTCGACGCCTGCCTCAACGCCCTGCCCGGCGCGGCCATGGCCCTCCTCCTCGGCTGGGGCCCCGTCGCCGCCGTCGTCCTCGCCGGCGTCACCTGGATCTCCTCCTCCGGCGTCATCGCCAAGGTCCTCGGCGACCTCGGACGCCTCGGCAACCGCGAAACCCCCGTCATCCTCAGCATCCTGGTCCTGGAAGACCTCTCCATGGCCGTCTACCTCCCGATCGTCACCGCCCTGCTGGCCGGGGTCGGTCTGGCGGCGGGCAGCGCGACCCTCGCGATCGCGCTCGGGACGGCCGGGCTCGTGCTGCTGGTGGCGGTGCGGTACGGACGGCACATCTCGCGGTTCGTCTCCAGCGACGACCCCGAGAAGCTGCTGCTCGTCGTGCTCGGGGTGACGCTCGTCGTCGCCGGGCTGGCTCAGCAGCTGCAGGTGTCGGCGGCGGTGGGCGCGTTCCTGGTGGGCATCGCGCTGTCGGGCGAGGTGGCCGAGGGCGCGCACAGTCTGCTGGCGCCGCTGCGGGACCTGTTCGCGGCCGTGTTCTTCGTCTTCTTCGGCCTGCACACCGACCCCGCCAGCATCCCGCCGGTCCTCCTGCCCGCGCTCGTCCTGGCCGCCGTCACCGCCCTGACGAAGATCGCCACCGGATACTGGGCCGCGCGGCGGGCCGGTGTCTCCGCCAAGGGCCGCTGGCGGGCGGGCGGCACGCTCGTCGCGCGCGGCGAGTTCTCCATCGTCATCGCCGGCCTCGCCGTCACCGCCGGCATCGAACCCTCCCTCGGCCCCCTGGCCACCGCCTACGTCCTCATCCTGGTCATCGTCGGCCCGCTGGCCGCGCGCTGGACCGAGCCGATGGCCATGTGGCTCACCGGCCGCCTGCGTGGGGCCCCGGCTACCGGCGTGGGGGTCGGCGCAGGGGAAGCGGACGGTACGCCCCTGTCGGCTCCGGCTTCGGCTGAAGCGCACGAGGCGTTGGACGACGAACGGGACACCGTCGACCGGACCTGA
- a CDS encoding NAD(P)-dependent oxidoreductase: MTDKLTVSVLGTGIMGAAMARNLVRAGHAVRAWNRTREKAEPLAADGAQIADSPAEAVRGADVVLTILYDGAAARDVMREAAPALSPGTAWVQSTTAGVEGVAELAALAGEHGLVFYDAPVLGTRQPAEAGQLTVLAAGPVEGRGTVTPVFDAVGARTVWTGEDGAAGTATRLKLVANSWVLAATNAAGEVLALSQALGVDPRSFFEIIEGGPLDMGYLHAKSALILEDRLSPASFAVSTAAKDARLIVEAGRRHGLRLDIAAAGAARLTRAAAQGHADEDMAAAYFASFDAEEGAGDKG, from the coding sequence ATGACCGACAAGCTCACCGTAAGCGTCCTGGGTACCGGCATCATGGGCGCCGCGATGGCCCGCAACCTCGTCCGCGCCGGCCACGCCGTACGGGCCTGGAACCGCACCCGGGAGAAGGCCGAGCCGCTCGCCGCCGACGGGGCGCAAATCGCCGACAGCCCGGCCGAGGCCGTGCGCGGGGCGGACGTGGTGCTCACGATCCTGTACGACGGGGCCGCGGCCCGGGACGTGATGCGCGAGGCGGCGCCCGCGCTGAGCCCCGGCACGGCCTGGGTCCAGTCCACCACCGCCGGCGTGGAGGGCGTCGCCGAACTGGCCGCGCTGGCCGGTGAGCACGGGCTGGTCTTCTACGACGCCCCGGTGCTCGGCACCCGGCAGCCCGCGGAGGCGGGGCAGTTGACGGTGCTGGCCGCGGGCCCGGTCGAGGGGCGGGGGACGGTGACCCCCGTCTTCGACGCCGTCGGCGCCCGTACCGTCTGGACCGGCGAGGACGGCGCGGCGGGCACCGCGACCCGGCTCAAGCTGGTGGCCAACAGCTGGGTGCTCGCCGCGACCAACGCGGCCGGTGAGGTGCTGGCCCTGTCCCAGGCGCTCGGTGTCGACCCGCGGTCCTTCTTCGAGATCATCGAGGGCGGCCCGCTCGACATGGGCTATCTGCACGCCAAGTCCGCGCTCATCCTCGAAGACCGCCTCTCCCCGGCCTCCTTCGCCGTCTCGACCGCCGCGAAGGACGCCCGTCTGATCGTCGAGGCCGGCCGGCGGCACGGCCTACGCCTCGACATCGCCGCCGCCGGCGCGGCCCGCCTCACCCGCGCCGCCGCCCAGGGCCACGCCGACGAGGACATGGCGGCCGCGTACTTCGCCAGTTTCGACGCGGAGGAGGGGGCGGGGGACAAGGGCTAG
- a CDS encoding TauD/TfdA dioxygenase family protein, producing the protein MSTDTNTSSGAPEGGLDVRPASGHIGADIHGVDLAGPLDDTTVAGVRAALLRWKVVFFRGQRLDHAGQIAFARRFGEPVRLRARGSVSPAAHPEIETTADRQELGRKHGMDQAEWLERRRHSTLRGWHADHTARIDPPALTLLRAERVPPYGGDTTWANLATAYAGLSEPVRRFADGLRAEHRLGVGYLARSGPDPYLRHLQDHQVASVHPVVRVHPETGEWVLYVNPYYVENIVDVTRAESRLLLEMFVEQITRPEYTVRFRWEPGSVALWDNRATVHLAPSDAAHLDFPRIMHRVMIAGDRPVGVDGTPSKSLCGAPLHERNEQRNA; encoded by the coding sequence ATGAGCACCGACACGAACACGTCCTCAGGGGCACCGGAGGGCGGCCTCGACGTGCGCCCCGCCTCCGGGCACATCGGCGCCGACATCCACGGCGTGGACCTCGCCGGCCCGCTCGACGACACGACCGTCGCCGGTGTCCGGGCGGCGCTGCTGCGCTGGAAGGTGGTGTTCTTCCGGGGCCAGCGGCTGGACCACGCCGGCCAGATCGCGTTCGCGCGCCGCTTCGGGGAGCCGGTCCGCCTGCGTGCCAGGGGCTCGGTCTCCCCGGCCGCGCACCCCGAGATCGAGACGACGGCCGACCGTCAGGAGCTGGGCCGCAAGCACGGCATGGACCAGGCCGAATGGCTGGAGCGCCGCCGCCACTCCACCCTCCGCGGCTGGCACGCCGACCACACCGCGCGCATCGACCCGCCCGCCCTGACCCTGCTCCGCGCCGAACGCGTCCCCCCGTACGGCGGGGACACCACCTGGGCCAACCTCGCCACCGCCTACGCGGGCCTGTCGGAGCCGGTGCGCCGGTTCGCCGACGGGCTGCGCGCCGAACACCGGCTGGGCGTCGGCTATCTCGCCCGCTCGGGCCCCGACCCCTACCTCCGCCATCTCCAGGACCACCAGGTCGCGTCCGTCCACCCGGTCGTCCGCGTGCACCCCGAGACCGGCGAATGGGTCCTGTACGTCAACCCGTACTACGTCGAGAACATCGTCGACGTCACCCGGGCCGAGAGCCGGCTCCTGCTGGAGATGTTCGTCGAGCAGATCACGCGCCCCGAGTACACGGTCCGCTTCCGCTGGGAGCCGGGTTCCGTGGCCCTCTGGGACAACCGGGCCACCGTCCACCTCGCCCCGAGCGACGCCGCCCACCTGGACTTCCCGCGCATCATGCACCGCGTGATGATCGCCGGTGACCGGCCCGTCGGCGTCGACGGCACCCCGTCGAAGTCGCTCTGCGGCGCACCGCTGCACGAACGGAACGAACAGCGGAACGCCTAG
- a CDS encoding DUF72 domain-containing protein: protein MGDVLVGTCSWTDRALLASGWYPRGHRDAGPRLRYYAERFPVVEVDSSYYALPSRRNSLLWAERTPPGFRFDVKAFSLLTGHPTRPAALPEDLRELLGREPRRRTTPAVLDRVWERFADAVEPLRETGRLGAVLFQFPPWFAPGERARQTLEECAGRTAGWPVSVEFRHPAWWRGEQADRTAASLSRLGLVAVGVDMAQDLETSLPPLVPVTSPELAVVRFHGRSPDWGTGSKEDRFRYAYSPSELAAWAPRLRSAAEQVDELHVLFNNCCADAAVRAAETTRRILDER from the coding sequence ATGGGTGACGTACTCGTCGGGACCTGCTCGTGGACGGACCGGGCGCTGCTGGCCAGCGGCTGGTACCCGCGCGGGCATCGCGACGCCGGGCCCCGACTCCGCTACTACGCCGAGCGGTTCCCGGTCGTCGAGGTGGACTCCAGCTACTACGCCCTGCCCAGCCGCCGCAACAGCCTCCTCTGGGCCGAGCGGACACCCCCCGGATTCCGCTTCGACGTCAAGGCGTTCTCCCTCCTCACCGGCCACCCGACCCGCCCGGCGGCCCTCCCCGAGGACCTCCGGGAGTTACTCGGGCGGGAGCCGCGCCGCAGGACGACCCCCGCCGTACTGGACCGGGTGTGGGAGCGGTTCGCCGACGCCGTCGAGCCGTTGCGGGAGACCGGGCGGCTGGGCGCGGTGCTGTTCCAGTTCCCGCCGTGGTTCGCGCCGGGGGAGCGGGCGCGGCAGACGCTGGAGGAGTGCGCGGGGCGTACGGCGGGCTGGCCCGTCTCGGTCGAGTTCCGGCACCCCGCGTGGTGGCGGGGCGAACAGGCCGACCGCACCGCGGCGTCGCTGTCGCGGCTCGGCCTGGTCGCCGTCGGCGTCGACATGGCCCAGGACCTGGAGACCTCCCTGCCGCCGCTCGTCCCCGTCACCTCGCCCGAGCTGGCCGTCGTACGGTTCCACGGCCGCAGCCCCGACTGGGGCACCGGAAGCAAGGAGGACCGCTTCCGGTACGCCTACTCCCCGTCCGAACTCGCCGCATGGGCACCCCGGCTGCGGTCGGCCGCCGAACAGGTGGACGAGCTGCACGTCCTCTTCAACAACTGCTGCGCCGACGCGGCCGTACGGGCGGCGGAGACGACGCGGCGGATCCTCGACGAACGGTGA